TGATTCATCCATGAAAAAGCCCTCTCTTGGCTAAAAGCAACCCTATTTCGGCATAGCCACTTTGGGTCGTGAGCCGACATACCACCGGAGCCAGTAGAGAGACCCACATTGACGAGTATGAGCTGCCATTTCGCACTCCCTTGCTATGCCGAATCCTCAGTCACATTAGCAACATCATGCTGCGCTTGCTCCCGACCTTCGTGGTGCATGGGCTTGGCAGACCGGGTCGTCTGCTTGATACTGTATAAATATCATGTATCGAGAGGAGGCCTCCATGACACACGCCAAGCTCATCCCCGCGGATCCGGCGCCGCCGGCACAGCCGCTGCCCTTCCCTCTGCCCCTCACGCGGGCCGGGCTGTCGGGCTTTCCGAGCCCTGCCCAGGACTATGAAGGGCGCACGTTGGACCTCAACGAGCGGCTGGTGAAGCGGCCGGCGTCGACATTCTTCATGACAGTCACCGGCGACAGCATGGAGGCGCTGGGCATCACAGAGGGCGACCTGCTGGGGGTCGATAGCGCCATCGAGCCGCGCCCCGGGCACATTCTGGTCGCCACGGTGGAAGGGGAGCTGGTGGTGAAACGCTACGAGCTGATCGGCAACCGCCCCTACTTCACCTCGGCGAACCCCGCCTACCGCCCCATCCCCGCTGCGGACCTGGAGTGCCAGGCCTGGGGCGTGGTGCGCGCGGTGGTTCACGAGTACACCGTCTAGCCGGGGCTGGGCCCATGATCGGATTGATCGACTGCAACAACTTCTACGTCAGCTGCGAGCGGGCCTTCCAGCCGCGGCTGGAGGGCGTGCCCGTGGGCGTGCTCTCCAACAACGATGGCTGCGTGATCGCCCGCTCCAACGAGCTCAAAGCGTTGGATGTGGCCATGGGCACACCTGCCTTCGAGCTGCAGCCACTGCTCCGCCAGCGGCGCATCGTGCTGCTGTCTTCGAACTATGAGCTCTATGGGGATATGTCCTCCCGGGTGCAGCAGGTGCTAGAGGAGTTCTCTGCCGGCGTGGAGCCCTACTCCATCGACGAGATGTTCGTGCGCTTCGACGGCTTTGCTCCTGAGCAGATGCACCGTCACGCCCAGGAGCTGTTCACCAAAGTACGGCGCTTCACGCATATCCCGGTCAGCGTGGGGGTTGCCCCGACGCGCACCCTGGCCAAGCTGGCCAACCGAGCGGCCAAGAAACTGCCGGGCTACGGCGGCGTCTGCGTGTTGAGAACCGGCAGCGAGACATACGAGCCGCTGCTGCGTCAGGTGGAGCTGGGAGATGTGTGGGGCGCCGGCCGCCGACTGGTGGAGCGCCTGGCGCTGATGGGCGTACAAAGCGCCTGGGATCTCGCCCAGGCCGACCCCAAGCAGATTCGCCTGCGCTTCTCGGTCACCCTGGAGCGCACCTGCCTGGAGCTGAAGGGCATTCCCTGCATCGAGATGAATGATCCTGGTGAAGCCCGTCAGCGCATCATGACGTCACGCTCCTTCGGGAGGATGACCGACAACCGAGAGGAGGTTCATCAGGCCATCCGGCAGTTTGCCCAGCGCAGCGCCGAGAAGCTGCGCGGGCAGGAGAGCCTGGCCCGTGCCGTCTACGTCTTCCTGAAGACCAATCGCCACCGCCCTGACCTGCCACAGTACTCGCCCAGCGTCATGGTGGAGCTGCCCTGCCCCACCGACGACAGCCGCGACGTCCTGCAGGCGGCTAGCCAGGCGTTCGCGGCCATCTACCGGCCCCGCTACCGCTTCGTGAAGGCCGGCGTGATGTTGGTTGATCTGGTGGATGCCAACCGGGCTCAGCTGTCGCTGCTGGACACTCCTGACAGCAAGGCTCAGCGCGATTGTAGCGACCGCCTGATGGCGACGTTGGATGCGCTCAACCACAAGATGGGGCGCGGCACCGTGACCTTCGGGCGCGCCTCGCCCAAGGCTGCTTGGCAGCTGCGCTGCGCCAACCGCACGCCGCGCTGGACCACGCGCTGGAACGAACTGCCGCGGCTGGGCTGACAAATTGCGCGCAGCACACGGTAGGCGACGGTTATTGAGCGCACCAGTGCCTCGATGAAGAGCCGTGTATTCATCGCGCGCTCCCACTCAGCATCGAACGGGTGCTTACGATGCTATAGGGCATGAGAGCCCCTACCCAGGTACAAAATTTAGACAGCGTTTATAAGTGCTGGAGAATCCGATACGCGTCCGGCAGTCCAGCCTCATCAGCTTCATGTCCAGCAGAGCGCTGCAGCTGCTCCATCACCGCCGTAGTCCACGCCTGGCGATCAGCGCTCACAGCCATGCGAAGCTCAGCTTCAAGATCTTCCCAGGCCTCCACTAGCGCCCCCTCCATTGCAGGCCGATGCTCTTCTTCCTGCCTGACCAGCGCGATGTACTCAGTGCCAGCGGTCATGGCAATAACCGTACCCGCCGTAACGGTGCCAGCCACCACAGCGCCGGGGCCAGTTGCCGCCGTACCCGCTGCGGCCGCACCGCCGGCGGTCAAGGAGCGCGTCGCGGCCAGGCCAAGACGCGCCACAAAGCGCTTCACGATGCCGCTTGCTCGGGCCATGGCCGGCCGCGCCATCAGAACAGCAGTGACTCCAGCCCCTCCCAGAAGTCCGATACCAGGCGGCGGAGTTGTCCAGAGCAGCGTCTCGCTGTCCTTGAGGTGATCCGCAGCGGCCACGACGCGGTCCAGGTTCAGGGTGACCATTGAACGGCTCCCAATCTCGGCGGCAGGAATGGCAACCCCTGAGTAGTGGAGATAGACATCGCCTAACGCTTCCGCGAGCAGCCCTTGCTGTCCCTCCAGGAGGCGCTCACGATACTCGGCATGCAGGCTCGACAGGGCCTGCTCGACCCCGCTGGGACCCACAAGGCGGCCCTCAATCTGATCCGCTATCCAGGGGTCCAAGTTTCCCGCCAGGCTGGCGCCGAGGCGGGCATAGCTCCCTGTGGCAGAGAAGTACCAATCCAAGTAGTGCTCTCCCGCTGCTTGGTACTGCTCTCCCGCCTCTGCAAGGGCTGTTTCCATCCAAGATTCGAGTTGCTGCTCTGCATCGCGTTCCAGTCCTTCCAGGCGACCATCGAAATCTCGGCTCAGGGCTTCGCCATCTTCAGCATTCAGCACCAGGCTCTCACCATTGATGATGAACTGTACGAGGGGAGAGTCACTTGCCGCCAGCCAACGATGGCTCATGCCGGCCAGAAAGAGAACAAACAGCATGACTGTGATGGAAATCAACAGGCTTACAGGCGAGATACCGGCGCAGAAGCGCTTCCAAAACTCCAGCCGCGCTCCATTGCTGGCGTCGCTCGACAAAAATCCCTTCACTTCCTCCCCCCCTTGCCCGTGTCTTCCGCACATGATGCGCTAACAGTGGAAGAATGATCTCCCAACCGTTTTAATGCATCATGCGCAGCTGCGGCGCCCACAAGCAAGCGGACAAATGCCAACGCCATCACGCCTTGTATCGCAAACACGCCAACCCACCCCAACACTGCGGCCCATCCAAACACACCAAGGTCATTGAGCGCGTTCTGAACAGTCCAGAACGAAGCGAGCTCCAATGCGCTGGCACTACGCTCGAGTATGGCCAGTAGTGACTGACCGCTAGGCGCGACATGCTCCTGCACAGCGCGCCCTAGCTCCATACCCACGAGATAGGGCTGCGGCCGTACCAACGATGCCACTATCAACGCGAGAGCTAGCAGTGCGGAGACGGGAGCTACCAGAAGCCGTCGAGTCACAGCGGATAGGTACTCAGGAATTACGTGCCTGGCCAGGCGCGATCTCGCCCATCGGCCACACTGCCAGCACGCAACAGCGCCCACTACTAGCAGGATCATATCGAGCGAACCAGCCAGGCGAAGAGAAACCAATAGCACAGCCGCTAGAATGGCGCTGGCCAGCTGATGCCACCTTACCATCACTACACCACCACGGAGCCAACGGCTCCAAGGCGAGGTTTTCTGGAGATACTGTCCGAGCCAGGCGCGCCGTCGTAGGCGTGCGGCCTCGAAGGCGCCGGCAAAGACGAGTTGCACAGCCACCATCCAGACGATGGGGAACAGCATACCGGCGATGGAGCTTGGCAGCCGCCACCAGGCGAGCAACACCAGCAGCAATGCCGCCCACACCACTGTTCCCTTTCTCTTAGACAGAGCAGCAACCGAATCTAATATCATCGACCACTTGGTACGCCCTGAAACGAGTTCACTGCGGCGAGCCCTAGGTTTCTCCGAGCTGGTTCTTTTAACCCGCTGGGGCATGATACGGATCTCCCACACCTTTCCCCACCGAGCAGTGAACCACAACGCCCTTTTCCACCGTTATTCGCAGATACTCAATATTTTGAGGGGTAAAACTGATGTTGATGTGAAGGCCTAACGGCTTGGTAGGCGCCAACAGCTTTCCCGATACCCAATCGGCCAACAATGGGCCTGCAACGAGCGAGCGAGAGCCTATAATCGCGTCAAGGTAAAGTCGATCATCTGCCACCACCCAGGTCACAACATATCCACGCCGACAGGCGGTGGTCCGAGTCAGTAACAAGTCGAAGTCATTCGATGAGAATTGATCAGGGTCTTGCTCCACAAGCCCATCGTGACGCTTTGGCAGCCCTGGCGGGTCTTCCAGATAGTAGCGCGCCCCCTTCCAGATAAGCTCGTCTGAAACCTGTCGGGTCATGGCTCTGACCTCCCCCATTCAGTGCCGAAATACTCAAGTCTGCCTCACTAGCCGTCGCAATGCTCCGCATAGCACTAAAAGATAAGGCCATAACCTTCGTGAGATGGCGAGCTTCCGCTGCTACCCCGCTACGCCATATCTCCTCAAGCTCATCTCCTAGTCGGTCGCTAGCTGGGTTGTCTCACCCCACCGCTTTGTAAACCAGGTGGCCAACGGGGCGGCCGGCCCCATGGGCTCTTGGCGAACCGGGTCAGGATAGGTCTAATTTTTCTTCTCAGCCCTTCTGGAGCGCACCTACCAATGGGCCACGCTACCGCCGACTTATGTCCTGGGACGTTGTATCGGCGAGCTGCCGAGCCGGAGCATCCTCACCCATCAGCACGGGCTGGCCGTCTTGCCAGATCACGGCGTAATGGCCAAGGCGCCGCTTGCGTTCAAGCTCTCGAGAAACGCACTCTCGAAGGCTTTCCAGCATTTCCTGGGTATCTGGTGATGGCTGCTTCATGGCAAGGCCTCGTTTCCGGGTTAGAGAGCCGGCAAGGGGCGGTCCTTGCCCCTCACTCATTCAACAGCAGCTCCGACATCCCATCCAGCCGGTGCTTCACGGCCTCCCAGCGCGGCATGGCGTAGCCGAGCAGGTCGTAGAAGCGCTGGCTGTGGTTGTGCTCTTCCAGGTGACAGAGCTCATGGAGGATGACGTAGTCGATGCACTCGGTGGGTGCCTTCACCAGGTGCGGATTGAGCAAGATGCTGCCCCCGGGGGAGCAGCTGCCCCACTGGGTCTTCATCTCCAGCAGCCGCCACTCGGGTCGCTCCTGCAGCCAGCGTAGCCGCTCTGCGACGTGATTCAGGCGCCGCTGGAAGACGTCATTGGCACGCTGCCGGTACCAGGCACGCAGTTCACTCCTGACCCTCTCCCGGGCCAGGTCAGCGCCCGTCACGCGGATCTGCCCGCGCAGCAGCTTAACGTGGCGCTCTTCCTCGCTGGGCACGCACTTGAGCACATAGTGACGGCCCAGGTAGAAGAGTGTCTCGCCGCTGACATAGTCGCGCGGCAGCACGTGACGCTGACGCTCATGAATGGCATCCAGGTGCTCTACCACCCAGCGGGCACGCTTGAGCAGGGCTCTCTTGGCCTCGGCAAGCGAGGTACCGCTGGGCGTCTGCACCTCGACCTCGCCGTTGGGGTGCACGTGAATCACCGCCTTGCGGGGCCTAGGCGTTGCCGCGGTATCCAGCTGGGTCCAGTAAAAAGGTAGCGACCGCGCTCCATAGCGCACGGCGTGCTGCGCCTGCTCATGGCCGTTTGCATGGTGGATCTCGCTCATCCGCGCTGCCGCCCTACCCGCACGATTTGGATCACGTCATCGATGATTGCCTTGGCCTGCTCCAGGCCGAAGCGCTTGAACAGCGAAGGAAGCAGCTCCCTTCTGATCCCTGCCTCGATGTCCTGGGGGTTGAGAGTGTTCATGGCCACCTGCTGGTCGACCAGGGCATCGATGGCCAGCGCTTCATCTACCAGCGCCTGATGCTCCTCCTCCGGCATGGTCTCGAACGCGATTTCGCCCAGCTGCAGTCGGAACACGCCGTAGTAGGCCCGAGCATGGGCGTTGTCCTTGAGAGCGGCGGGAATGCTTGGCAGGTTGCGCTCGCGCACCTGCTCCTCGACCTCCTTGAGCAGGGCATACTGCTTGCCCGGGAAATCGAAGAGCGCATCGGCCTCCTGGATCGCCTGGCGCAGCAGCTCGGAGAATACCTTCTGGGCGTAGGGGTCATCCCCCAGCTCCTGCTCGATGGTCTTCTTGGTGCGGGTGCGGATGCGGTCGGCCTCGTTGCGGGCCTTCTCGTCGCTCCACTCCTCTTCCGGCTGCTGGCCCAGCTGCTCGACGGCATAGAGGCCGGGACCGCTGCGCACTTCAAGGCCGGTCACGTCGCTGTCCACCAGCTTGCGGATCTGCTTCTCGTAGGTGGAGTAGTCGACCGTCTCCTGGGCGTCCTGGCGAGCGATCTGGCGCAGCTTGACGAACCAGCGCAGGTCGCGCTTGTAGGCGCTGACGGTGGCCTCGGAAAACGACTTGTCCTGGAAGAAGCTCTGCGACGACAGGGCGAGCTTCAGGCACATGCCGAACTCGGTCAGCGCCGCGTAGAAGTCCTCGCGTAGCGCCTGGCGCACGTCGACGTCATGCCCGTCCTCGTCCTGCTCGTAGTGGGGCATCAGCACGCGCCGGAACGCCTCCTGATCGGCGGTGTTCTCGACCTCGGCGAAAAAGCGCCACAGCCGCTCGTGCAGACCGGGCAGGCGCTTATATTCGGTGTCGACGTTATGGTAGAGGCCCTCGATATCCTCGATGTCGTAGCCGCCCTGGGTCTGCTCTTCCAGGTCCTGGTAGTCCTGAATGGCGGTATCCAGCTCCTTGAGGATGCCACGGTAGTCGACCAGCAGCCCGAAGGGCTTCTCCTCGTGCAGCCGGTTCACCCGGGCAATGGCCTGGATCAGGTTGTGCCCCTTGAGCGGCTTGTCAATGTAGAGCACCCCGTTGCGGGGCTCGTCGAAGCCGGTCAGCAGCTTGTCGACCACGATCAGCAGGTCGGGCTCGCCATCGGCGCCGAACTCCTCGATGGCCTTGCGCTCATAGGCCTCGGCATCACCGGGGACGTTAGCCTTCCACCACTGCTGCACCTCGGGCAGCGTGGCCTCATCGATACTCTCGTGCCCCTCACGGGTATCCGGCGAGGAGATCACGACCCGGGAGGTCACCTTGCCGATCTCATCCAGCTCCTGCTTGTAGCGAATCGCCGAGAGCTTGCTGTCGCAGGCCAGCTGGGCCTTGAGGCCGTTTCGGTACTGCTTGATATGCCGCTCGAAATGCAGCGAGATGTCCCAGGCAATCAGCTGGATACGTCGCTTCGCGCCGTAGATGGCACCCCGCTTGGCGTACTTTTTCTTGAGGTCCGCCTTCTGCTCGTCGGAGAGCCCCAGGGTGATCTTGTCAAACCAGGCATCGATGGAAGCCTCGTTGATATCCAGCTCGGGGCGGCGCTCCTCGTAGAGCAGCGGCGTGACGGTGCCGTCATCCACCGCCTTGCGCATGGTGTAGGCGTGCACGATGGGGCCGAAGCGCTCCGCCGTGGTGGTCTTGTCGCGCTTGATCAGCGGCGTGCCGGTGAAGGCGATGAACGAGGCCCCCGGCAGGGCGTTGCGCATGCGCACATGGTTCTCGCCGCCGTGGCTGCGGTGCCCTTCATCCACCAGCACCAGGAAATTCTCGCTGGGGTTGTAGCACTCCGGGTGCTTCACCGCCGAGCGGAACTTGTCGATCAGGGTAAACAGCACGCGCTGGTTGCCCTGGCCGATCTCCCGGGCCAGCTCGCGCCCGCTGCTGGCCCGCGCCCGGTTGGCGATCTGCCCGCCCCCTACGCTCTGCAGGCCCAGAGCGCCGCCCTCGGCGAAGGTATTGGAGAGCTGCTTCTCCAGGTCGACCCGGTCGGTGACCACCAGCACTCGGCACGCCTTGAGCGCCTGATGCAGAATCAGCGCCTGGCTGAGGAACACCATGGTGAACGACTTCCCCGAGCCGGTGGTATGCCACACTACCCCGCCCTGGCGGCTGCCGTCCGGCGAGAACTGGGTGATCTGCTCGATCAGCGCCTCGATGGCGAAGAACTGCGGATAACGAGCGACGATCTTCTTGCCCTTGCTGAACAGCAGGTAGAAGCGAATGACCTTCAGCAGCCTGTCGGGGCGCAGCAGGCTGATCAGCATGCGGTCCTGCTCGGTGGGGAGCACTGGCTTGCTCCATAGCGCCTCGAAGTGCGCGCGCACGCTGGGGGGCTTGTCGTCGAACAGCGCCTGCCGAGTGGTTTCCGGTAGCGGCTGATTCTTGAGGCGTTCGAACGTCACCTCCGGGATCTGCTCCTCTACCCAGCGCATCCAGAACTTGGCCGGGGTGCCAGTGGTGGCGTAGCGTCCGTCGGTCAGGCTGATTGCCATCACCAGTTGGCTGTAGGCGAACAGCAGGGGAATCTCGTCGACCTTCTGGTTACGAAGGGTCTGGCTGACCCCCTCGTCGATCATCGACTTGTTGGGGTTGCCGGAGGCCGCCTGCTTGGCCTCGATCACCACCACCGGAATACCGTTGAGAAAGCCCACCAGGTCGGGGCGCCGCGTATGGGTGCCGTGGACCGACAACACCTCGAATTCCTCGGTGATCTGGAAGTCGTTGACCTCGACGTCTTGCCAGTTCACCAGCGGCACCGTGACCGCATGTTTCTGGCCGTTGGGCATGAACTCGGTGATGGTCACGCCCAGGGTCAGGCGCTCGTGCAGGCGCTGGTTGGCCACCATCAGACCCTCGC
The Halomonas alkalicola DNA segment above includes these coding regions:
- a CDS encoding type I restriction endonuclease subunit R produces the protein MTARLTPNTTELYASHIPALATLINAGWSYLPPAQVGELRRSNREVVLKPLLEAYLRQHRFEYRGECYPLSADGVQQVVNGVLSLGLGEGLMVANQRLHERLTLGVTITEFMPNGQKHAVTVPLVNWQDVEVNDFQITEEFEVLSVHGTHTRRPDLVGFLNGIPVVVIEAKQAASGNPNKSMIDEGVSQTLRNQKVDEIPLLFAYSQLVMAISLTDGRYATTGTPAKFWMRWVEEQIPEVTFERLKNQPLPETTRQALFDDKPPSVRAHFEALWSKPVLPTEQDRMLISLLRPDRLLKVIRFYLLFSKGKKIVARYPQFFAIEALIEQITQFSPDGSRQGGVVWHTTGSGKSFTMVFLSQALILHQALKACRVLVVTDRVDLEKQLSNTFAEGGALGLQSVGGGQIANRARASSGRELAREIGQGNQRVLFTLIDKFRSAVKHPECYNPSENFLVLVDEGHRSHGGENHVRMRNALPGASFIAFTGTPLIKRDKTTTAERFGPIVHAYTMRKAVDDGTVTPLLYEERRPELDINEASIDAWFDKITLGLSDEQKADLKKKYAKRGAIYGAKRRIQLIAWDISLHFERHIKQYRNGLKAQLACDSKLSAIRYKQELDEIGKVTSRVVISSPDTREGHESIDEATLPEVQQWWKANVPGDAEAYERKAIEEFGADGEPDLLIVVDKLLTGFDEPRNGVLYIDKPLKGHNLIQAIARVNRLHEEKPFGLLVDYRGILKELDTAIQDYQDLEEQTQGGYDIEDIEGLYHNVDTEYKRLPGLHERLWRFFAEVENTADQEAFRRVLMPHYEQDEDGHDVDVRQALREDFYAALTEFGMCLKLALSSQSFFQDKSFSEATVSAYKRDLRWFVKLRQIARQDAQETVDYSTYEKQIRKLVDSDVTGLEVRSGPGLYAVEQLGQQPEEEWSDEKARNEADRIRTRTKKTIEQELGDDPYAQKVFSELLRQAIQEADALFDFPGKQYALLKEVEEQVRERNLPSIPAALKDNAHARAYYGVFRLQLGEIAFETMPEEEHQALVDEALAIDALVDQQVAMNTLNPQDIEAGIRRELLPSLFKRFGLEQAKAIIDDVIQIVRVGRQRG
- a CDS encoding Y-family DNA polymerase, which codes for MIGLIDCNNFYVSCERAFQPRLEGVPVGVLSNNDGCVIARSNELKALDVAMGTPAFELQPLLRQRRIVLLSSNYELYGDMSSRVQQVLEEFSAGVEPYSIDEMFVRFDGFAPEQMHRHAQELFTKVRRFTHIPVSVGVAPTRTLAKLANRAAKKLPGYGGVCVLRTGSETYEPLLRQVELGDVWGAGRRLVERLALMGVQSAWDLAQADPKQIRLRFSVTLERTCLELKGIPCIEMNDPGEARQRIMTSRSFGRMTDNREEVHQAIRQFAQRSAEKLRGQESLARAVYVFLKTNRHRPDLPQYSPSVMVELPCPTDDSRDVLQAASQAFAAIYRPRYRFVKAGVMLVDLVDANRAQLSLLDTPDSKAQRDCSDRLMATLDALNHKMGRGTVTFGRASPKAAWQLRCANRTPRWTTRWNELPRLG
- a CDS encoding M48 family metallopeptidase: MSEIHHANGHEQAQHAVRYGARSLPFYWTQLDTAATPRPRKAVIHVHPNGEVEVQTPSGTSLAEAKRALLKRARWVVEHLDAIHERQRHVLPRDYVSGETLFYLGRHYVLKCVPSEEERHVKLLRGQIRVTGADLARERVRSELRAWYRQRANDVFQRRLNHVAERLRWLQERPEWRLLEMKTQWGSCSPGGSILLNPHLVKAPTECIDYVILHELCHLEEHNHSQRFYDLLGYAMPRWEAVKHRLDGMSELLLNE
- a CDS encoding LexA family protein; translated protein: MTHAKLIPADPAPPAQPLPFPLPLTRAGLSGFPSPAQDYEGRTLDLNERLVKRPASTFFMTVTGDSMEALGITEGDLLGVDSAIEPRPGHILVATVEGELVVKRYELIGNRPYFTSANPAYRPIPAADLECQAWGVVRAVVHEYTV